A genomic segment from Dermatobacter hominis encodes:
- the mnhG gene encoding monovalent cation/H(+) antiporter subunit G, whose protein sequence is MRTAASEVVLLVGSLLILVAGIGVLRFRPALGRLHALTKASTLGVVLVLVGAAIASHRTNDWTSLLLAAALQLATSPISASLISRSTFLVGDQEAVADEA, encoded by the coding sequence GTGAGGACCGCGGCGTCCGAGGTCGTGCTGCTGGTGGGATCGCTGCTGATCCTGGTGGCCGGCATCGGCGTCCTGCGGTTCCGCCCCGCGCTCGGCCGGCTGCACGCCCTGACGAAGGCGTCGACGCTCGGGGTGGTGCTGGTGCTGGTGGGCGCCGCGATCGCCTCGCACCGGACGAACGACTGGACGTCGCTGCTCCTGGCCGCGGCCCTGCAGCTCGCGACCTCCCCGATCTCGGCGTCCCTGATCAGCCGGTCGACCTTCCTCGTCGGCGACCAGGAGGCCGTGGCCGACGAGGCCTGA
- a CDS encoding monovalent cation/H+ antiporter complex subunit F, whose amino-acid sequence MTTIALVALGIAAVCFAARLVLGPTLSDRVIGLDGLVLVGVSTVAIRSVVTGNGSFLPVLVVVTLVGFVGTAASARFIEARVDDGDVPGDVVEDDTADGGAAT is encoded by the coding sequence ATGACGACGATCGCGCTCGTCGCGCTCGGGATCGCCGCGGTGTGCTTCGCCGCCCGGCTGGTGCTCGGCCCCACGCTGTCGGACCGGGTGATCGGGCTCGACGGTCTGGTGCTCGTCGGCGTGTCCACCGTCGCCATCCGCTCGGTCGTCACGGGCAACGGCTCGTTCCTGCCCGTGCTGGTCGTCGTGACGCTGGTCGGGTTCGTCGGCACGGCCGCGTCGGCGCGCTTCATCGAGGCCCGGGTCGACGACGGCGACGTGCCCGGCGACGTCGTCGAGGACGACACCGCCGACGGAGGGGCGGCGACGTGA
- a CDS encoding Na+/H+ antiporter subunit E, translating to MSKFTVCLILVAVWVLLWGSASPANLLSGVAVAVALFVIYPSQLPLWPVRRLRPWPVAVLVGRFAVDVVVSTAWLVVAALAPSSKVRSAVVWVDLQFDDPALITMVINMTALTPGSMVVRAAHHDDGRPTVQVHCLATGDPERFARTIAGLEVRCVRAVGTREQLAALRPVPEDCGICDGPEDPREREALP from the coding sequence ATGAGCAAGTTCACGGTGTGCCTCATCCTCGTGGCGGTGTGGGTGCTGCTGTGGGGCTCGGCGTCGCCGGCGAACCTGCTGAGCGGGGTCGCGGTCGCCGTCGCCCTGTTCGTCATCTACCCGAGCCAGCTGCCGCTGTGGCCGGTGCGCCGGCTGCGGCCCTGGCCGGTCGCGGTGCTGGTCGGCCGGTTCGCCGTCGACGTGGTCGTGTCGACGGCCTGGCTCGTGGTCGCGGCGCTGGCGCCGTCGTCGAAGGTCCGCTCGGCGGTGGTGTGGGTCGACCTGCAGTTCGACGACCCGGCGCTGATCACGATGGTCATCAACATGACGGCGCTCACCCCGGGATCGATGGTCGTGCGCGCCGCCCACCACGACGACGGCCGGCCGACCGTGCAGGTCCACTGCCTGGCGACGGGCGATCCGGAGCGGTTCGCCCGGACGATCGCCGGGCTCGAGGTCCGCTGCGTCCGCGCGGTCGGGACCCGGGAGCAGCTCGCCGCGCTCCGGCCGGTGCCCGAGGACTGCGGCATCTGCGACGGCCCAGAGGACCCCCGGGAGCGGGAGGCCCTGCCATGA
- a CDS encoding Na+/H+ antiporter subunit D codes for MTALIALPILLPLLGAGACIVVGRSKTAQRVISVSVLTVVTALTIVLVVRIDADGTTAIQAGGWPAPLGITLVADRLSSIMLAIASVMLLAVLVYAIGQPGAERNHVGFQSVYLILAAGVSASFLTGDLFTLFVAFEMMLTASYVLITLGARRDQVRAGMTYVVISLLASALLLSALALIYSATGTVNMADLSLRMAELSPTVRSAFALFLLMIFGIKAGLFPLFFWLPDAYPTAPSAVTAIFAGLLTKVGVYAIIRTQTLLFPPESRPQTLILWIAGLTMVVGVLGAIAQADVKRILSFHIVSQIGYMVMGLGLFTLAGLAAAIFYIVHHIVVKTTLFLTGGLIEHVGGSGRLSRVGQLARSAPVVAVLFLVPALSLAGIPPLSGFVAKFGLLAAGSEQSRWWLVAAAVAVSLLTLFSMTKIWAGAFWSPAEGEPEGTPHAVGRLGGPALMVLPTAALAAISLAVALWAGPLYDLSERAATDLLHPAGYVRAVLGDDVPAQAAGR; via the coding sequence GTGACCGCGCTGATCGCGCTCCCGATCCTCCTGCCCCTGCTCGGGGCCGGCGCGTGCATCGTCGTCGGCCGGTCCAAGACGGCACAGCGTGTGATCTCGGTGAGCGTGCTCACGGTGGTGACGGCGCTCACGATCGTGCTGGTCGTGCGGATCGACGCCGACGGCACGACGGCGATCCAGGCCGGCGGCTGGCCCGCCCCCCTCGGCATCACGCTGGTGGCCGACCGCCTGAGCTCGATCATGCTGGCGATCGCGTCCGTGATGCTCCTCGCGGTCCTCGTCTACGCGATCGGCCAGCCGGGCGCCGAGCGCAACCACGTCGGCTTCCAGTCCGTGTACCTGATCCTCGCCGCCGGCGTGTCGGCGTCGTTCCTCACCGGCGACCTGTTCACGCTGTTCGTCGCGTTCGAGATGATGCTGACGGCGAGCTACGTGCTGATCACCTTGGGCGCCCGCCGCGACCAGGTGCGGGCCGGCATGACCTACGTGGTGATCAGCCTGCTGGCCTCCGCGCTGCTGCTGAGCGCGCTCGCGCTCATCTACTCCGCGACCGGCACGGTGAACATGGCCGACCTCTCGCTGCGGATGGCCGAGCTGTCGCCGACCGTGCGGAGCGCCTTCGCGCTCTTCCTCCTGATGATCTTCGGCATCAAGGCCGGGCTGTTCCCGCTGTTCTTCTGGCTGCCCGACGCGTACCCGACGGCGCCCTCGGCGGTGACGGCGATCTTCGCCGGCCTCCTGACCAAGGTCGGCGTCTACGCCATCATCCGCACCCAGACGCTGCTGTTCCCGCCCGAGTCGCGCCCGCAGACGCTGATCCTGTGGATCGCCGGGCTCACGATGGTGGTCGGCGTCCTCGGTGCGATCGCGCAGGCGGACGTGAAGCGGATCCTGTCGTTCCACATCGTGAGCCAGATCGGCTACATGGTGATGGGGCTCGGCCTGTTCACGCTGGCCGGGCTGGCGGCCGCGATCTTCTACATCGTCCACCACATCGTGGTGAAGACGACCCTGTTCCTCACCGGCGGCCTGATCGAGCACGTGGGCGGGTCCGGCCGGCTGTCACGGGTCGGCCAGCTCGCCCGGTCCGCGCCGGTCGTGGCGGTGCTGTTCCTGGTCCCGGCGCTCAGCCTGGCCGGCATCCCGCCGCTGTCGGGCTTCGTCGCGAAGTTCGGGCTGCTGGCGGCCGGCAGCGAGCAGTCGAGGTGGTGGCTCGTGGCCGCCGCCGTGGCCGTCAGCCTGCTCACGCTGTTCTCGATGACCAAGATCTGGGCGGGCGCCTTCTGGAGCCCGGCCGAGGGCGAGCCCGAGGGCACGCCGCACGCCGTCGGGCGCCTCGGCGGACCGGCGCTGATGGTCCTCCCCACCGCGGCCCTCGCCGCGATCAGCCTCGCGGTCGCCCTGTGGGCCGGGCCGCTCTACGACCTCAGCGAGCGGGCGGCGACGGACCTCCTGCACCCGGCCGGCTACGTGCGGGCCGTGCTCGGCGACGACGTCCCCGCCCAGGCGGCGGGACGGTGA
- a CDS encoding sodium:proton antiporter, producing MNLLLAATAGLLFSIGTYLVIQRKLSRIIIGVSLLTHGANVLFIMAGRRGDPPLVGSGDATRFSDPLPQAMALTAIVISFGVTAFLLALAYRSWILTSDDEVEDDVTDRLIGTEGFADAEVADAESEDVPAEDWA from the coding sequence GTGAACCTCCTCCTGGCCGCGACCGCCGGCCTGCTCTTCTCGATCGGCACCTACCTGGTGATCCAGCGCAAGCTCAGCCGGATCATCATCGGCGTCAGCCTGCTCACCCACGGCGCCAACGTCCTGTTCATCATGGCGGGACGCCGCGGCGACCCGCCGCTGGTCGGCTCGGGGGACGCGACCAGGTTCTCGGACCCGCTCCCGCAGGCCATGGCGCTCACCGCGATCGTGATCTCGTTCGGCGTGACCGCGTTCCTCCTCGCCCTCGCCTACCGGAGCTGGATCCTCACGTCCGACGACGAGGTCGAGGACGACGTCACCGACCGGCTCATCGGCACGGAAGGCTTCGCGGACGCCGAGGTCGCGGACGCCGAGAGCGAGGACGTGCCCGCGGAGGACTGGGCGTGA
- a CDS encoding MnhB domain-containing protein: MIRRLATLDETVPLLFRVIMVGSIYLLFAGHNQPGGGFVGGLVAGAAISLRYIAGGIEEVRRISRWRPWTILGAGVIVAVSTALVPVLLGRAVLAAAYQPYDIPVLGTVSISSALVFDIGVYLCVVGLVLMVFEAFGDRFGSER; the protein is encoded by the coding sequence GTGATCCGCCGGCTCGCCACGCTCGACGAGACCGTCCCCCTCCTGTTCCGGGTGATCATGGTCGGCTCGATCTACCTGCTGTTCGCCGGGCACAACCAGCCCGGCGGCGGGTTCGTCGGCGGCCTGGTGGCCGGCGCGGCGATCTCGCTCCGCTACATCGCAGGGGGCATCGAGGAGGTGCGACGCATCAGCCGGTGGCGGCCGTGGACCATCCTCGGCGCCGGCGTGATCGTGGCGGTGTCGACCGCGCTCGTGCCCGTCCTGCTCGGCAGGGCCGTTCTGGCCGCGGCGTACCAGCCCTACGACATCCCCGTCCTGGGCACGGTCTCGATCTCGTCCGCGCTCGTGTTCGACATCGGCGTGTACCTGTGCGTCGTCGGCCTGGTCCTGATGGTGTTCGAGGCGTTCGGCGACCGGTTCGGGTCCGAGCGGTGA
- the mbhE gene encoding hydrogen gas-evolving membrane-bound hydrogenase subunit E — protein sequence MIALVLLHAVVGGGIITVGERLGRRALWFAAVPFVATLSWLLVLSPALFDGEVVTQSVTWVPQLGLDIDLRLDGFGALFVLLVAGIGTLVLLYAGSYFPPVQPGLGRLIGLLTLFAGAMFGLVVADNLFVLYGFWELTSVSSYFLIGNRSQSATARAAALQALLTTGLGALAMLVGFILLAQAAGTASLSGLLADPPTGATVVPALVLVLLGAATKSAQYPFHSWLPGAMVAPTPVSAYLHSATMVKAGVYLVARFTPAFAAEAMWRPAVITIGAATMCFGGLRALRQHDLKLLLAHGTISQLGFMFVLFGIGTPEAITAGCVLLLAHAAFKATLFMGVGIVDRTTGTRDIQRLPLIAGRWPAVAAVVLVGAASMAGLPPLLGFISKESAYTAVLGSGLRWGALVAVVVVGASVLTFAYSARMAFGSLLAGGRDVAPVPADERPATLFLVPPLVLVALTVGLGLLPMVLDTPVTTAVQALDGSAPAVHLALWHGFNAALALSALTIVAGCAVFLARDRVGAVLAVGHRIPSAGDAYRWTLRAVNTVADKVTGVVQNGSLPVYAGVVLAVSTLVPASALVLGMDADWFGREEAPSALMIGTGLVVTIQLAAAVRAASIHRRYAAALLLAGVGYAMAGLFVIQGAPDLALTTVAVESLFTVLFVLVLRSLPDHFEQRSTWIGQAFRVAVSVAVGAVVFLFALAAGSDRFPTTTSTEMVEKALPDGHGRNVVNVILVDFRGFDTVGELTVLTAASIGAVALARAVRRPGRPPRGTVPDHAQDDIPTAEEVAS from the coding sequence GTGATCGCCCTCGTGCTCCTGCACGCCGTGGTCGGCGGCGGGATCATCACCGTCGGCGAGCGCCTGGGCCGGCGTGCGCTCTGGTTCGCGGCGGTGCCGTTCGTCGCCACGCTCAGCTGGCTCCTGGTCCTCTCGCCCGCGCTCTTCGACGGCGAGGTGGTCACGCAGTCCGTCACCTGGGTCCCGCAGCTCGGGCTCGACATCGACCTCCGGCTCGACGGGTTCGGCGCCCTCTTCGTGCTGCTGGTCGCCGGCATCGGGACGCTGGTGCTGCTGTACGCGGGCTCGTACTTCCCGCCCGTCCAGCCCGGCCTCGGCCGGTTGATCGGCCTGCTCACGCTCTTCGCCGGCGCCATGTTCGGGCTCGTCGTCGCGGACAACCTCTTCGTGCTCTACGGGTTCTGGGAGCTCACCTCGGTCAGCTCGTACTTCCTCATCGGCAACCGGTCGCAGTCGGCGACCGCGCGCGCCGCCGCGCTCCAGGCCCTGCTCACCACCGGCCTGGGCGCGCTCGCCATGCTCGTCGGGTTCATCCTGCTCGCCCAGGCCGCCGGCACCGCGAGCCTGTCGGGACTGCTGGCCGACCCGCCCACGGGCGCCACCGTGGTCCCGGCGCTCGTGCTCGTCCTGCTCGGCGCGGCCACGAAGTCGGCGCAGTACCCGTTCCACTCCTGGCTGCCCGGCGCGATGGTCGCCCCGACCCCGGTCAGCGCCTACCTGCACTCGGCGACGATGGTGAAGGCGGGCGTGTACCTCGTGGCCCGCTTCACCCCCGCCTTCGCGGCCGAGGCGATGTGGCGCCCCGCCGTCATCACGATCGGCGCGGCCACGATGTGCTTCGGCGGCCTCCGGGCGCTGCGCCAGCACGACCTCAAGCTGCTGCTCGCCCACGGCACGATCAGCCAGCTGGGGTTCATGTTCGTGCTCTTCGGCATCGGCACGCCCGAGGCGATCACCGCGGGGTGCGTGCTCCTGCTCGCCCACGCCGCGTTCAAGGCGACGCTGTTCATGGGCGTGGGCATCGTCGACCGGACGACCGGCACGCGCGACATCCAACGGCTCCCGCTGATCGCCGGCCGGTGGCCGGCCGTCGCGGCGGTCGTGCTCGTCGGCGCCGCGTCGATGGCGGGCCTGCCGCCGCTCCTCGGGTTCATCTCGAAGGAGTCGGCCTACACCGCCGTGCTGGGGTCGGGCCTCAGGTGGGGCGCGCTCGTGGCCGTCGTGGTCGTCGGGGCGTCGGTGCTCACGTTCGCCTACAGCGCCCGGATGGCGTTCGGCTCGCTGCTCGCCGGCGGTCGCGACGTGGCGCCCGTGCCCGCCGACGAGCGCCCCGCCACCCTGTTCCTCGTCCCCCCGCTGGTGCTCGTGGCCCTGACCGTCGGGCTGGGCCTGCTCCCGATGGTGCTCGACACGCCGGTGACCACGGCGGTGCAGGCGCTCGACGGCTCCGCGCCGGCGGTCCACCTCGCGCTCTGGCACGGGTTCAACGCCGCGCTCGCCCTGTCGGCGCTCACGATCGTGGCGGGCTGCGCCGTCTTCCTCGCCCGCGACCGCGTCGGCGCCGTGCTCGCCGTCGGCCACCGGATCCCGTCCGCGGGCGACGCGTACCGGTGGACCCTGCGAGCGGTGAACACGGTGGCCGACAAGGTCACCGGCGTGGTGCAGAACGGTTCGCTCCCGGTCTACGCGGGCGTGGTCCTCGCGGTGAGCACGCTGGTGCCCGCCTCGGCGCTCGTGCTCGGCATGGACGCCGACTGGTTCGGCCGGGAGGAGGCGCCGAGCGCGCTGATGATCGGCACCGGGCTCGTGGTGACGATCCAGCTCGCCGCCGCCGTCCGCGCCGCCAGCATCCACCGCCGCTACGCCGCCGCCCTGCTCCTGGCCGGCGTGGGCTACGCGATGGCCGGGCTGTTCGTGATCCAGGGCGCCCCGGACCTGGCCCTGACCACGGTCGCGGTCGAGTCGCTCTTCACCGTCCTCTTCGTGCTGGTGCTGCGCAGCCTTCCCGACCACTTCGAGCAGCGGTCGACCTGGATCGGCCAGGCCTTCCGCGTCGCGGTGTCGGTCGCGGTCGGCGCGGTCGTGTTCCTCTTCGCCCTGGCCGCGGGCAGCGACCGGTTCCCGACCACGACGTCGACCGAGATGGTGGAGAAGGCCCTCCCCGACGGCCACGGCCGCAACGTCGTCAACGTGATCCTGGTCGACTTCCGCGGCTTCGACACCGTGGGCGAGCTCACCGTCCTGACCGCAGCCTCGATCGGCGCCGTGGCGCTCGCCCGGGCGGTGCGACGCCCGGGGCGGCCGCCCCGGGGCACGGTCCCCGACCACGCCCAGGACGACATCCCGACGGCCGAGGAGGTCGCGTCGTGA
- a CDS encoding phosphotransferase family protein produces the protein MTITIVETVDALTPAWLTDVLAGTAVLAGADGGEAGAVVAVEASPLGTGQMCDSYRLHLSLADGSTRDLIAKLPSTDPNSRAAGLGLRAYEKEVRFYQELVDGLDVRTPAVHHADIDTTTGAFVLLMEDMAPAAQGDQLVGCTVEQARAALSELVGIHAPRWGDPALHDLEWLKGDRGPARDMMIQMLPVLWTGFLERYDEQLSDQVRSAGEVVFGRLASFYEDREPVTVVHGDYRLDNLLFHPTDGSVAVLDWQTCTIGPGPADAAYFVGAGLLAHDRRAHEAELFDHYVRGLVDAGVDVDREDCWTAYRRGTWNGLVMAVGASMLVERTDRGDQMFMAMASRHAQHAVDLDAAELLDA, from the coding sequence GTGACGATCACGATCGTGGAGACGGTGGACGCGCTGACGCCGGCGTGGCTGACCGACGTCCTGGCCGGCACGGCGGTGCTGGCGGGCGCCGACGGCGGCGAGGCCGGTGCGGTGGTGGCCGTCGAGGCGTCGCCGCTCGGCACCGGCCAGATGTGCGACAGCTACCGGCTGCACCTGTCGCTGGCCGACGGGTCGACCCGAGACCTGATCGCCAAGCTGCCGTCGACCGATCCGAACAGCCGGGCCGCCGGACTCGGCCTGCGGGCGTACGAGAAGGAGGTGCGCTTCTACCAGGAGCTCGTCGACGGCCTGGACGTGCGCACCCCTGCGGTCCACCACGCCGACATCGACACGACGACCGGCGCGTTCGTGCTGCTGATGGAGGACATGGCACCGGCCGCGCAGGGCGATCAGCTCGTCGGCTGCACGGTGGAGCAGGCCCGGGCCGCCCTGTCGGAGCTGGTCGGCATCCACGCACCGCGCTGGGGCGACCCGGCGTTGCACGACCTGGAGTGGCTCAAGGGCGACCGCGGCCCGGCACGGGACATGATGATCCAGATGCTCCCGGTGCTCTGGACGGGGTTCCTCGAGCGCTACGACGAGCAGCTGTCCGACCAGGTCCGCAGCGCCGGCGAGGTCGTCTTCGGGCGGTTGGCGTCGTTCTACGAGGACCGCGAGCCGGTCACCGTCGTGCACGGCGACTACCGGCTCGACAACCTGTTGTTCCACCCGACCGACGGGTCGGTCGCGGTGCTCGACTGGCAGACCTGCACGATCGGCCCGGGGCCCGCCGACGCGGCGTACTTCGTCGGCGCGGGGCTGCTGGCCCACGACCGGCGGGCGCACGAGGCCGAGCTGTTCGACCACTACGTGCGGGGACTCGTCGACGCGGGCGTCGACGTCGACCGCGAGGACTGCTGGACCGCCTACCGCCGCGGCACCTGGAACGGGCTCGTGATGGCGGTCGGCGCGTCGATGCTCGTCGAGCGCACCGACCGCGGCGACCAGATGTTCATGGCCATGGCGTCGCGCCACGCCCAGCACGCCGTCGACCTCGACGCCGCCGAGCTCCTCGACGCCTGA
- a CDS encoding multicopper oxidase domain-containing protein: MQTTPAPGEQRSWAKATGFLIALYLVGLAMIAGIVLVAGGGDSASGGSGAASTVAVELSEFKIAGDLMASPGPVTLQVTNAGTMEHDLTIEELGKTTGAIPPGTTVTLDLGTVDAGDYSVVCTVAGHEGSGMTATLQVMEGMDHSTSGASTGAAGATDDPSGTAGGSTDGSSGEMDYTKMDEDMLASFAEFPATTKGTGNQPLEPTEVLPDGTKRFDLTAKIVDWEVEPGTTVKAWTYNGMVPAPRIKLDVGDTAEFVLKNELPVNTDIHWHGITVPFDQDGVAPITQDPIEPGDTFTYRFTVTKPEIGMYHPHLHGQMGLPNGMFGEIQVGDTPVVRGRTVSGVQIPADVTPVQDIPMVLNDAGVIGFSLNGKSFPATEPIVVNEGDWVSMTYFNEGFQSHPMHLHQFPQLVTAIDGIPLDQPYWADTILVGPGQRYTVQFKASAKGTWVFHCHILNHAEREDGMFGMVTAVVVQ; encoded by the coding sequence ATGCAGACCACCCCCGCTCCCGGTGAGCAACGCTCCTGGGCGAAGGCCACCGGATTCCTGATCGCGCTCTACCTCGTCGGCCTGGCGATGATCGCCGGCATCGTGCTCGTCGCCGGTGGCGGCGACAGCGCCTCCGGTGGCAGTGGTGCCGCCAGCACGGTCGCCGTCGAGCTCTCCGAGTTCAAGATCGCCGGCGACCTCATGGCGTCACCGGGACCCGTGACCCTGCAGGTCACCAACGCCGGCACCATGGAGCACGACCTCACGATCGAGGAGCTCGGGAAGACCACCGGAGCGATCCCGCCCGGCACGACGGTGACGCTGGACCTCGGCACGGTCGACGCCGGCGACTACTCGGTCGTCTGCACGGTGGCCGGCCACGAGGGGTCGGGCATGACGGCGACGCTGCAGGTCATGGAGGGCATGGACCACTCGACCTCGGGCGCCTCGACCGGGGCCGCCGGGGCCACCGACGACCCGTCGGGCACCGCCGGTGGCTCGACGGACGGCTCGTCGGGCGAGATGGACTACACGAAGATGGACGAGGACATGCTGGCGAGCTTCGCCGAGTTCCCGGCCACGACGAAGGGCACGGGCAACCAGCCGCTCGAGCCGACCGAGGTCCTCCCCGACGGCACCAAGCGCTTCGACCTGACGGCGAAGATCGTCGACTGGGAGGTCGAGCCGGGCACGACGGTCAAGGCGTGGACCTACAACGGCATGGTGCCGGCCCCCCGGATCAAGCTGGACGTCGGCGACACCGCCGAGTTCGTCCTCAAGAACGAGCTCCCGGTCAACACCGACATCCACTGGCACGGCATCACGGTGCCCTTCGACCAGGACGGCGTCGCCCCGATCACCCAGGACCCGATCGAGCCGGGCGACACCTTCACCTACCGCTTCACGGTCACCAAGCCCGAGATCGGGATGTACCACCCGCACCTGCACGGCCAGATGGGCCTCCCGAACGGCATGTTCGGCGAGATCCAGGTGGGCGACACGCCGGTCGTCCGGGGCCGGACGGTGAGCGGCGTGCAGATCCCCGCCGACGTCACGCCGGTGCAGGACATCCCAATGGTCCTCAACGACGCCGGCGTCATCGGGTTCTCGCTGAACGGGAAGTCGTTCCCGGCCACCGAGCCGATCGTCGTGAACGAGGGCGACTGGGTCTCGATGACCTACTTCAACGAGGGCTTCCAGTCCCACCCGATGCACCTGCACCAGTTCCCGCAGCTGGTGACCGCCATCGACGGCATCCCGCTGGACCAGCCCTACTGGGCCGACACGATCCTGGTGGGTCCCGGCCAGCGCTACACGGTCCAGTTCAAGGCGTCGGCCAAGGGGACGTGGGTGTTCCACTGCCACATCCTCAACCACGCCGAGCGCGAGGACGGCATGTTCGGCATGGTGACGGCGGTGGTCGTGCAGTAG
- a CDS encoding PAS domain-containing sensor histidine kinase, with product MGGRSALLDGHGDDVDWSLFDAAPDAILVVASSGEIAFVNDPATALFACGLDELLGAPIESLVPAEARSAHVGQREGYVRHPRTRAMGSGLQLSAVRPDGSRFPAEISLSPLRLDGRTYTVAAVRDVSERVEAEQAYLRSQDALRQAEMRMAVAEDRDRIARDLHDTVIQRLFGTGLSLQAAASLADEPLRARLETAVADLDEMIFELRTTIFSLQGSRTLAGGLRGELLDVATETGVATGVDVRVQFDGPIESLDVSVAEQLVPVLREALTNVAKHARARHARVSVTVGDEVVLAVADDGVGSTGEVFGGSGLANLAARAEELGGSSTLSPGATGGSRLEWRVPRS from the coding sequence ATGGGTGGCCGGTCGGCCCTGCTCGACGGGCACGGCGACGACGTCGACTGGTCGCTGTTCGACGCCGCCCCCGACGCGATCCTCGTCGTCGCGAGCAGCGGTGAGATCGCCTTCGTCAACGACCCGGCGACGGCCCTCTTCGCGTGCGGCCTCGACGAGCTGCTCGGCGCGCCGATCGAGTCCCTCGTGCCGGCCGAGGCCCGCAGCGCCCACGTCGGCCAGCGCGAGGGCTACGTGCGCCACCCCCGCACCCGCGCCATGGGGTCCGGGCTCCAGCTGTCGGCCGTCCGGCCCGACGGCTCCCGCTTCCCTGCGGAGATCAGCCTGAGCCCGCTCCGGCTCGACGGCCGGACCTACACGGTGGCGGCCGTCCGGGACGTGTCCGAGCGCGTCGAGGCCGAGCAGGCGTACCTGCGCAGCCAGGACGCCCTCCGCCAGGCCGAGATGCGCATGGCGGTGGCCGAGGATCGCGACCGGATCGCACGCGACCTGCACGACACCGTGATCCAGCGGCTGTTCGGCACCGGCCTCAGCCTCCAGGCCGCGGCGTCGCTCGCCGACGAGCCGCTCCGCGCCCGGCTCGAGACCGCGGTCGCGGACCTCGACGAGATGATCTTCGAGCTGCGGACCACGATCTTCTCGCTCCAGGGCAGCCGCACCCTCGCCGGCGGCCTGCGCGGCGAGCTGCTCGACGTCGCGACCGAGACCGGCGTGGCCACCGGGGTCGACGTGCGCGTCCAGTTCGACGGCCCGATCGAGTCCCTCGACGTCAGCGTCGCCGAGCAGCTGGTGCCGGTGCTGCGCGAGGCGCTGACCAACGTGGCCAAGCACGCCCGCGCCCGGCACGCCCGGGTGTCGGTGACCGTGGGCGACGAGGTCGTCCTGGCGGTCGCCGACGACGGCGTCGGCTCCACGGGCGAGGTGTTCGGCGGGTCGGGGCTGGCCAACCTCGCGGCGCGGGCCGAGGAGCTCGGGGGCTCCTCGACGCTCTCCCCGGGCGCCACCGGCGGCTCCCGCCTGGAGTGGCGCGTCCCCCGGTCCTGA
- a CDS encoding DUF1990 domain-containing protein: MISLRRPGTARIERYLAERAAVAPSAPPSDHRRGAVPAGFRRLRAERTIGVGDATFERARAGLRAWAAHRGAGVEVVPADVEPAVGCDVAIVTRQAGGWVLASCRVVDVVDRPDRWGFTYATLPGHPVSGWESFTVASSEDGVRFEVDAVSRPADLLLRLGGPVPAYLQRRMAVRYLDALEAWVTSPPA; this comes from the coding sequence GTGATCTCGCTCCGCCGACCGGGCACGGCGCGCATCGAGCGGTACCTGGCCGAGCGTGCGGCGGTCGCGCCCAGCGCGCCGCCGTCCGACCACCGGCGCGGGGCCGTCCCCGCCGGGTTCCGCCGGCTCCGGGCCGAGCGCACGATCGGCGTCGGCGACGCGACGTTCGAGCGCGCCCGCGCCGGCCTGCGGGCCTGGGCCGCGCACCGCGGCGCCGGGGTGGAGGTCGTGCCGGCGGACGTCGAGCCGGCGGTCGGCTGCGACGTCGCGATCGTGACCCGCCAGGCCGGTGGGTGGGTGCTGGCGTCGTGCCGGGTCGTCGACGTCGTCGACCGCCCCGACCGCTGGGGGTTCACCTACGCCACGCTCCCCGGCCACCCCGTCTCGGGATGGGAGTCCTTCACCGTGGCGAGCTCCGAGGACGGGGTGCGGTTCGAGGTCGACGCCGTCTCCCGGCCGGCCGACCTGCTGCTGCGGCTCGGCGGCCCGGTGCCGGCGTACCTGCAGCGGCGGATGGCCGTGCGGTACCTCGACGCGCTGGAGGCGTGGGTGACCAGCCCGCCGGCCTGA